The window agggagaaaagatcaagttctaagtaccctACTACAGAGTATTTTCTTCTAACTTATTTTCGGGAGCCTATATGTTATAAAGAGactcttgaggatgctcataaggaAGAATTActagctgccatggatgaagagatgaagtcattgtagaaaaataatacatatgAACTGGTTGAAAGACCAAAGAACATAAacgtattacaaaataaatgggtgtataaaaacaagaaagaaggtgatgatagcaagccaagatacaaggctatgttggttgtcaaaggttttggccagaggcatggaatcggttatgatgagattttctcactagtagtgaagatgacttttATCCGAGTGGTGTTAGATCTAACTGCTTGTATGGATATTGAGGTTGAACAATTTGATGTCAAGACtacatttctccatggtgatttggataaAGATGTTTATATAGAGTAACCTGAATGTTaaaataagaaaggtgaggaaagaAAGGTGTGCaaatttgtcaaaagtctgtacggtttgaagcaagcaccaagatagtggtatcttaagtttgagtcatTCATAATCATCCATGGGTACGTGAAGATGtacagatcactgtgtctttgtaCAAAAGTTTgcatctaattattttattatacttctcttATTGTTGATGTCATGATGATTGTTGGGAAAGACAAACTCAAGATTACCAAGTTGAAAAAAGATTTGGCTAAGTCATTTGAGATGAAAAACTTGGGTCAAGCAAGGAAAATTCTTGGAATGTAGGTCATTTGTGATTGGGTTAAGAAAAAGTTATGGctgtctcaagagagatatattgagaagattctaaaacgattctatatggacaaggcaaagccaATTGCTTGTCTATTGGCTACACATTTGAAAATATACAAGACAATATCTCCCAAGGATGAATAGGAAAGACAAAAAATGTGCAATGTTcaatatgcttcagcaataggatgtctgatgtatgcaatggtctgtacaagtCCAGATATAGCTCATGGGGTTGGAATAGTTAGTCGTTTCCTTTCATATCACGGTAAGACATAGTGGGAAGcagttaagtggctaatgagatatcttcgggacctccaaatacgctttgtgttatggtataAGAAtgccacatgttgaagggttttctaattcagatatgagtggtgatattgacacaatgagatcaacttcagggtatctgtttacttttggaggaggagttgtatcatggcagtctcgtctacagaaatgtgttaCTTTGTCTACTATAGAAGCTaaatatattgtcattactaaatgttgtaaggaaatgagatggataAAGGAATTATTGAAGGAAACTGGTATAACACAAGACATGTTGGTGGTatttagtgactcacaaagtgttatacatgtgagcaagaatccaagttttcattcacgttcaaaacacatccaaagaaggtactattggatccgtgaagtgctcgagaagaaggagttatacttggagaaagtgcatacatatgagaacgggtcagatatgatgacaaagagCTTGCCAAAAGGCAAaaatgagatatgttgtgccaaagccggaatAGTTCTGGCAGGAGCGTcatgatgatgaatgtttataacAACATTCTCCCATGACTCGGAAGagggagaattgttgaggtgttccttgccattgcaggcgggttttaaattctcGATAAACGGATCAGGGTTTCTGTTATGAAAatgggttagagtataaatacttttttaggtatttttctcataacatagTAAGCTTGAGAGAGATTGAACAAATCTATGGTTTTCTggtttcttttttattctttggctgatctagagagaaagattggaagagattttgattgtggagtagtccaatcatttcTAGTGTAATcgcttctttcatttgagagcagtgCATGTacgtttctactattgacatttttttgatttagggaaacttatccctcccgtggacgtagttcgattttgaccgaaccacatatattgtgttgtcgtttattttatgctatttcagttcttggtaaatctgttattcgtcatagacgatttggaaactcatttgttacaggtttgatttctaagaagatcttTATTTTTGCTGTAGCAAAACCCAACAACTCAAACgaaatttaagtaaaatttgatccaaataatgaaattgtttttattatttttataaattttaattaacatttaatagtttgagaaaaataaaaaattaaatgtatttaattttgttaattgtcattgtaaccttcattagattattgctatcaatttattagcaatttaGAAAAATCAAGTAACGTGTTTTTTCTAATGAAGATGAAATGTAAAGGTCAATAAAGAGACAATGAATGTCAGTCATTGGATCAATGATTAATagttggttttatttttatgacggtttattatttcaacaatatataGCCCTTCTTTCTAATTTCCGCAATATAAAACCACCATATCATTTTATCACTTCTCACTCCAGAATTCTAAAAGTTATTAGATCATTATCTTTGTGAGTGTTATTTGAGTTCTTGACTCGACTATTTTTTTGAAACCTAGTGATTTGATTCATGTATCATTGTCATGTTCGACGCGTGGTGATTCTAGTGAAGAATCATTACTAGATTAGGTGTACCTAAGAGATAGTCATCTACGATAATATCTAGCACAAATGGGAGACGGTAAAAGTGCTTTAAGATAAATGTGTCTAGCACATGCCTTGGATCAACATCTCAATTCGGTAATTTCATTTCTTcgtatattgtattttatttatattctttatattttgaagACAATAACACTAACACAAACTCTATCAATAATCAACGTTCCATAAACAAAGACACTAATTCTAGTAAATAAAAATcgttttattttcaaaagttttaaatttgggAAGCTATTTTCGAACCATTTAAACATGTTATCATAAATTAgttcttcataaaaaaaatcataaataagaCATAaggcaatttataaaatttttaatcatCCTCAtacattatttgaaataatacaTTTTCTATTACATACTTTATTCAGAAATTTCAACTAATGTTATGTTAAATGGGTGTCTTTTCATCAAAACGAGTATTGGCTAACCACCCATCTTGATCAATAAATTTCTTTACGGTGAATTGTTGTAAGTAGACACTATTAGGCTTCTCTATTATCTTCGTCCAAGTCGCCCGCTTTGAAGTGTTGGACCCTGGCCCTTTGCAACCAGCCTCCACATTGGTCAAATATTTTCTATGTCCATAGGAAATACAATAAATCTATTTtaagtgtttgaaaaaaatgcatatattgaaagaaaaatgaaCTATATATACTCTTTTCCGCGGAAATTCCCAGCATCCCATCCCAATGGATGAACAACTGAACTAAACGTCATTTCGGAGAAAATAACTCTTGAGAATGGAGCAAATGCTCTTCCAAGAAACACTTGCCCGGTTCCAACAACATGACCTTTAGTGAACACAAAAGCATTTGTATATTGTTTTGATTGTCTTCCTTGTGCTGTAATGGATCCCTGAACATTCAAGTTCCCCGCCGTGGCATTTATTTTGCAACTCTTCTCAACACAAAATGATAATCACTTAGTACGTACAATTACCTCGTTCTTTTGTCTATCTCGATATAGAAAATTCTATTAAGgcattcaattttaaaacaaatacatGCGATATGATATGGTACCTCGAAAAGAGAAACACCGTTTCCCCAAATAAAATCAATCGCACCTTCAATGTAGCACGAGTTATAGTAATGACGACCCCCACTATCATAAAGTGTGTTTTGTACCCCGTAAAAACCACAATTATAGAAAGCAACTCGGTCTCCATATATTGTAGCTGCCAAAGCTCTTTTTATATTGGTCTTCTGATTTATATTATACGAGTTCTgcacataaataaaataaaattaatagtagaaaagttttattaatcaaattaaaacaaatctcACCATGAATGATATGTCCTTGGCAACGAAATTATTGGCAAATAAACCAAACGTCGGGGTGAAACGATAAGTTTGATGATCATCCCATGAGATTGTGGTTTGAGAATATCCACTCCCCTCTAAAAATATGTATTCCTTAGTGGATTTGATAGTTACCTTCTcactaaacaaaattaataaaattattaagtaggtaaataaataaaataacaaaaatattttattactggTAGACTCCTGGTTTTACGACGATGTGAaaccatttattatttcttgAAGGAACGGAGTTAATTGCATCTTGAATAGTTGTGAATTGTCCTTTGCCAGACTTATCGACGATTACTGTGGACGAGAATTTGTTGGTAAGACTTGAACCAAGAAAGAACGACGAAGCCACTATCGTTGCTATTAGGAACCAGGAATTATAATTCATGTTGTTTCACAAATTGTGAAGTAGCTAGGAATGTGTTTATATATGGAAAtgtgtattaattttaatggtCACATTcactttatttctcaattttaaaaaGTCATTCTTTTCAAAGGTTAACCATTCTCAAAGAAAATGtgtcaatatatatttatgaaatcaATAAGGcattaaaatttttaacatgtttaataaattagtttttccACTTTCAtctttgttattattattgatatctCATGGAGTGTTATTAAAACCTTTTTTTAAAGGGAAAACTCTTATGAAGAAAAGACTAACAAAtgacaaatatattttacttaaaattgtaGGCTCTTACAAAGTcggaaaatcaaaattttacataaaattgCTGATACATACAAATTCGTTAAATCgagaaatttaatttgtaaaagtttgtttaagaagaatagtataaaattaatataacctTACTAGGATAGTTAAAGTGACAAAAATACTCATGAGAGATCAAATGTCACAATAAAGTGGTTAGAGCGACAAAAATGACTCATAAGAGACCAAATATCACAACTTTAACTCTCATGAAACGGCTTAAATGAAAgggaaagtaaaaaaaaaatatgaattgtggtactaatatcatatattttaaaaaatagtataaaaataatataagaaataaaagtcaataaaaaaattatatttacaaattatttttgtgactttatttatttgaataaataataacctattattaaattttaaaaaaaaatcactttattttataaaattgtataaaattgaaataattttaaattcgcATGTGATTCATGGAGGAGTAATACGACATCATTCTGCATTGATAGGAAACTAGTATATAAAGTATCATCTAAAGTATAACTCAGATTTAGTTGGTGTGGAGTCTTTGTACAATTACTAGGAGGTTTTAATGATAGCTGATACCATCGCAAGGCAggtctattttttttaaccatatataacattattttctaGTAAACTACAAGATTTTAAAATACGACAGGTGATACAACCAGTCCGACCGCGAAACGGTTTATTAAGCGGTCCAAATTTTATCTTCAAATTGGTCACCTTTCGAATCGGTCAAAATCCGGTCCGACCGTCCGGTTTAACCGAAAAAAGAAAACCGATTTTTTCCGGTTAGAaagataattatataaactattattataatattatttaattatttctttcattatttttgCTTTTACAGTAAACATACACtctatttctttcattttagaAACAGAAGCGGAAGACGAAAAAGAAGCTTGAAGACGAACCTTACGAAAGAGAAGCTTGAAGACGAAAGAAGAAAGACGGCTTTCTTCATATCACGACTATTCTTCAGATCTTCGGCTGTTCTTCAGATCTACGGTTGTTCTTCAGCTGGAACTCATCGGTGGGAAATCAATATAGGACTTATGTGTTTGGGTTTAGAAAAGAATAAGTGCTAAGAATTAGGATTCTTCAATTAaggttttttaatttagatactGTATAATTAAGGTTCTTCAATAAAAATGTGTGGGTTTGTGTTACGGTCTGATCACCAAAACCTCGGTTCTAAAATATTTCCAGCACTCGGTCTCGGCCttagtgtgcatatgggccagtttatgttttttattgaataattccgttttgtttcctttctctcttatttctcttgaactgaattctgttattttgaaattttgttgtaaccgaatactcttgggtaaaccagcatctttaaatgctgatgcccaccccactttttggggcgaagaattgaatcttttgaaacttggtgctctaagttatctctcggccctcatcCTCTTTCTTGGACtgctaggtgtattctagtggtattctcttctcaccccggtttcttctctcttaacctcgaattctttcctcactctatgtccgctgcatttgagtattgaattccatCACTGGTCCCAACCATCAAGAACTTGTTTCTTAAActaaagaactcgaaaggctcggtcatagtttaaagcttaacatattggtattagagctggccgattctcaacatggtagaaactcgccagcaatcagaaatggatgcgctcaaggcccttATTGAAAACCTGTCCCAACAAATACCTGCGATGCAAGCTTCCATAGACCGAagatttgatgcggctgaagaaagaatgacagcctttgagagcggggcatctgaaaatgtgcaagaaccccgccacacaccctatgatgataattcttgccacggtcatTCTCCATTTAGGCCCcagcaccctggccagaaccgcgaccaacactatgctcctcctactcggctaactaaggtcgattttcctcggtttgatgggtcggatgtcgaaggctggctaatatctgccgagcaatttttcagggtagacaaaactaaggatgccactaagttagaaatcgcccccattcacttttctggcgaagctagaatgtggtacgggtcatatcttcaaaaccgaaatcatatggaggccttatcttgggacgtgttcaaggtatgactcaattcgggccctctatacatgacacaccaatgagacaactgatgaatttaaaacaggttgggtcggttcaagaacataatctgcgatacatgtcaatctctcaaaaactctacagCATGCTAATGGAATACGTCATAGATTGCTATTTGTCCGGTTTAAGGGAAGAGATTGCaaactgcatcaggttgcgattcccaGATTATTTAAACGAAGCCATGgtcatggctaaagtccaagaaacAACATATCGGTtcttaatgagcagtggtaacttgtacagcgctgaagcacCGTTTctgcccacgccatccaatatTAACACAGCCGGGCTGAGCACCAATAtcgacttcaagaattcatcatatggttcctcttcaaatgcaaaccagggccatgttaatCAATTAGACCCAGCCTCAATGTATGAGAAgcgaaagaagggcctatgctactgttgcaatgaaaaatggcaaccaaaccataggtataaatcaaagttattcatggtctctgTCAATTAAGAAGAACAAGAACCCAATCAAGAACttgtttttgatgatttatCTTCGTTGCTCGGCCCAAGGGATGAATCAGCCATATCTTTACATGCCTTGATCGGGTCTAAAGCTTTTCAAACACTCCAGATTCTTGGAAAAATTGGGAACCTGCGGTGGTGATCCTGATCGATACAagcagcacccacaattttatcaatagcaggattttggagaaaatagaccacaaaagcataacAACCCgggtgcaatcggttagagtggtcgatgggtctaatgtgttatgttctagtgtttgcaaagacttgaagtggtcgatggaaggcaatgaataccaaacagaaatgaaggtaatttccaaggacggatatgatattgtgttggaaATTGAATgactgattactctaggcccgtcttcttgggactttgaaaagctgaccctatcctatgagaagcaagacagaaccacggtcctaaaggggattcctcagtcgcaggccagtttgatgcatggaaactagctggaaaagaccttagatgaatataGTGTTGCTACCAAATTGcaaataaagagtaagcccaaaggccaaactgtttcactcgcggcaatgaccttggaagatattcctaacgatctaattagaagctatggctcCTTCAATGTTGttgttatgctggttcgggaaaaagacttggcctggattttttagccaagtatggagtttaatcgaagttggaagaaattatttttgcatcGGGCACTTGAGACATTGCTGCAACAAAGGTCAGCTCTAAACaatgaaaaactcgaccttgggtgcacagaaattccagACATGGGCAGAATGGTGAGGACCCGACCAGCTCCACTACTGAAACGATTCTGCCGAAAGATTTTTAAGAAGACCGGTCTTATGCGGCGAAGCTTGCTGAATATTCTaaagcccgaccgaagcaatagttttgaagttgaagatgcgtattagaggctgaccagtccacgttcttttcgtcgagggcgatgAACTTCGAAGGGGGAGATTATGTTACGGTCTGCTCAcgaaaacctcggtcctaaaatatttccaGCACCCGGTCTCGGCcctagtgtgcatatgggccagtttatgttttttattgaataattctgttttatttcctttctctcttatttctcttgaactgaattatgttattttgaaagtttgttgtaaccgaatactcttgggtaatccagcctctttaaatgctgatgcccaccccacttttggGGGCGAAGAATCGAATCTTTTagaacttggtgctctaagttatctctcggccctcatcATCTTTCTTGGACtgctaggtgtattctagtggtattctcttctcaccccggtttcttctctcttaacctcgaattctttcctcactctatgtccgttgcgtttgagtattgaatttCATCCTTggtcccaacaatcaagaacTTGTTTCTTGAACTAAAGAATTCGAAAGGCTCagttatagtttaaaatttaacagTGTGTTAATTTGCTTATTGTTTACTGATTTGACGATTGTCGATTGCTTCAATTTAATAATCTAAATGATAGATTCTGTTTTAAGTCAAAATTGGTGTTATTGTTGTTTTGATTGTAAGGAATTATAAATAGTTAGTGTGATTGCTATTTTGATTATAGGGAATTATGgttatttgttaatttgattGTAGAAAATTAtggatattttgtataatataaatttaattgaccattattaagttcaattagcatttatttaattattttttatatgcctaactaatttatatatacaatttttgtattaatatattttaaatttattttaaaataaatataaaaaaatccagTTCAACTAGTGGTTTAACCGGTTGAACCGGTGGGATCGAAgtacacaaaaataattgggTTGATGACTGAAACGGTTTTCAAGACCTTGGTAAActatatgaatgaaaaaaaactaaatgagCGTAGTCGTCCGATATGTATCATTCTGTTACGATCTACTCACCAAAGCCTCGGTCATAAAATATTTGTAgcacccgtctctcggccctagtgtgcatatgggccagtttatgttttttattgaataattctgttttgtttcatttctctcttatttctcttgaactgaattctgttattttagaagtttgttgtaaccgaatacttttgggtaattcagcctctttaaatgttgatgcccaccccactttttggggctatgaattgaatgtTTTGAAAGTTGTGCTCTACGTTATAATCCCGGTCTTGGACCcctatcttggactactaggtataatctagtggtatttctcttctcatctttggctcttctctccttaacctcgaattctcttctcattctatatccgctgcgcttgagtgttgaattccaccatcggcCCGAttatcaagaacccgtttcttgaattaaagaactcgaaaggctcgattatagtttaaagcttaacatattggtatcagagttgaccgattctcaacatggtagaaactcgccagcaatcagaaaaggatgcgctcaaggcccttATTGAAAACCTGTCCCAACAAATAGATGCGATGCAAGTTGCCATAAACCGAAGATTTGATGCGGTTGAAGAAAGAATGgcagcctttgagagcggggcatctggaaatgcgcaagaaccccgccacaaaccctatgatgataattcttgccacggtccttcccCATTTAGGCCCTAGCACCCTagccagaaccgcgaccaacactatgtTCCTCCCACTCGGCTAAACAAGGTTGATTTTCCTCGGTTTTATGGGTCGGATGTTGAGGGCTGGCTAATATCCTCCGAGCAGtttttcagggtggacaaaacTAGGGATGCCACTAAACTAGAAATCGCCTCAATTCACTTTTCTGACGAAGCAAGAATGTGATACTGGTCATATCTTCAGAACCAAAATCATATGGAGGCCTTATCTTGGGACATGTTCAAGAGAcaccttatgactcaattcgggccttctatacatgacacaccaatgagacagctgatgaatttgaaacaggttgggtcggttcaaaaatataatctgcgatacatgtcgatctctcaaaaactctacagCATGCCAAGAGAATAcgtcatagattgctacttgtccagtctaagggaagagattgcAAACTGCATCAGGTTGTGATTCCGGATTCCCTAAatgaagccatggccatggctaaagtccaagaagcaacatatcggtccttatGAGCAGTGataacttgtacagcgctgaagcatcgttgctgcccacgccatccaatatcaacatagtcgggccgagcaccaatatcgacttcaagaattcatcatatgggtcctcttcaactgcaaaccagggccatgttaagcaaaTAGACccagcctcaatggatgaaaagcgaaagaagggcctatgctactcttgcaatgaaaaatggcaacgaAACCATAAgtgtaaatcaaaattattcatggtttcggccaatcaagaagaccAAGAACCCGATCAAGAACCTATTTTTGATGATTTACCTTCGTTGCTCGGCCCAAGGGATGAACTAGtcatatccttacatgccttgaccgggtctaaagcttttcaaacgctccagatttTTGGCAAAATTGGGAACATACCGGTGTTGATCCTGAttgatacaggcagcacccacaattttatcaatagcaggattttggagaaaatagaccacaaaatcATAGCAACCCGGGTGCAATCGATTAGAGTGGTCAATGGGTTTAATGTGTTATGTTATAGTGTTTGCaaagacttgaagtggtcgatggaaggcaatgaataccaaacagaaatgaaggtaatttccatggacggatatgatagTGTGTTAGGAATTGAATGGCTaattactctaggcccgtcatcttgggactttgaaaaaCTGACCATATCCTATGAgaagcaagacagaaccacggtcctaaaggAGATTCTTCGGTCGCAGGCCactttgatgcatggaaaccagctggaaaacaaagatgaatgtagtgttgctgccaaaatgcaaataaagagtaagcccgaaggccaaactgtttccctcgcggcaatgaccttggaagaCATTCCTGAAGATCTAATTAGAAGTTATGGTTCTTTCGCTGCCCCTATAAGCTGGTTCaggaaaaagacttggcctggatttttaAAGACACTATGGAGTATAATGGAAGCtggaagatattatttttacacCAGGCGCTGGAGACATTGTAGCAACAAATGCTagctctaaacactgaaaaagtcgaccttgggtgcacagaaattcctCACATGGGCGGAGTGGGAAGAGACCAGGCAGTGCAAAAGATGCGAGGACCCGACCAACTCCACTACTGAAACGATTCTGCCGAAAGATTTTTAAGAAGACCGGCCCTTTGCGGCGAAGCTTGCTGAACATTttgaagcccgaccgaagcgatatttttgaagtttgaagatgcacattagaggctgaccagtccacgttcttttcgtcgagggcgacgaacctaGAAGGGGGAGATTATGTTAAGGTCTGCTCACCAaagcctcggtcctaaaatatttgcagcacccgtctctcggcccTAGTGtgatatgggccagtttatgtttttttattgaataattctgttttgtttcctttctctcttatttctcttgaactgaattcttttattttggaagtttgttgtaaccgaatacttttgggtaatcagcctctttaaatgttgttgcccaccccacttttttgggctatgaattgaatcttttgaaatttgtgctctaagttattctcCCGGTCTTGGACCCCTATTTTGGACcactaggtgtaatctagtggtatttctcttctcatcttcggctcttctctccttaacctcaAATTCTCTTCTCATTCTAAATCTGTTGCgcttgagtgttgaattccaccatcgaCCCGATTATCAAGAACCcatttcttgaattaaagaactcgaaaggctcgaTTATAGTTTAAAGTTTAACACATTCATActgatataaaatattatatatgatgacGTTTTTTATATTCGTTCTTAAAATCTGGTGTAGTCGATCAGGGTTTATCGTTCTTCTTGGAAACATTCTTGCTCAATAATATTTTTGGGACAT is drawn from Impatiens glandulifera chromosome 3, dImpGla2.1, whole genome shotgun sequence and contains these coding sequences:
- the LOC124930399 gene encoding probable pectinesterase 55, with the translated sequence MNYNSWFLIATIVASSFFLGSSLTNKFSSTVIVDKSGKGQFTTIQDAINSVPSRNNKWFHIVVKPGVYHEKVTIKSTKEYIFLEGSGYSQTTISWDDHQTYRFTPTFGLFANNFVAKDISFMNSYNINQKTNIKRALAATIYGDRVAFYNCGFYGVQNTLYDSGGRHYYNSCYIEGAIDFIWGNGVSLFESCKINATAGNLNVQGSITAQGRQSKQYTNAFVFTKGHVVGTGQVFLGRAFAPFSRVIFSEMTFSSVVHPLGWDAGNFRGKEKYLTNVEAGCKGPGSNTSKRATWTKIIEKPNSVYLQQFTVKKFIDQDGWLANTRFDEKTPI